In Ruminococcaceae bacterium R-25, one genomic interval encodes:
- a CDS encoding ATP phosphoribosyltransferase regulatory subunit gives MGNKYYTPDGFNDQFPGICGFKRELESKLRNLFLLNGYEEIETPGVEYFDVYKEFVAEESLFKFTDSKGSLLCNRYDGTIPTVRFCAGRNETLPARYSYIENMYRAGKQGGGKLSGFTQGGIELLGASGAKSDAEVLAIAIKSALEIGITDLQVSIGQVKFFKGLMKQLGIDEEGQAKIKNAIANRDTVTLEKLDISKEDKETLQLLTESGGTYDTIDMILPRITDEGAKEALGNLKEILDIMERYGFLKYVSVDLGLIESIDYYTGMVFKGYTYEVGFPILAGGRYDDVAKSFGKEIEAVGFSISLTLSITALMRQEKYQPAKGAAVIVGGDFEAATITAEALRAEGTPAIIDTTGMDEEALENYAKEKGIETVMYMDGGNA, from the coding sequence ATGGGAAATAAGTATTACACACCGGACGGCTTTAATGACCAGTTTCCGGGGATATGCGGATTTAAGCGTGAGCTCGAATCAAAGCTCCGCAATCTGTTTTTGCTGAACGGTTATGAAGAGATCGAGACTCCCGGAGTCGAATATTTCGATGTATATAAGGAATTCGTTGCAGAAGAGAGCCTTTTCAAGTTTACGGACAGTAAGGGAAGCCTTCTTTGCAACCGTTACGACGGAACGATCCCTACAGTAAGATTCTGTGCAGGAAGAAATGAGACTCTTCCGGCACGTTATTCATATATCGAGAATATGTACAGGGCCGGAAAACAGGGCGGAGGCAAGCTTTCCGGATTTACACAGGGCGGAATCGAGCTTTTAGGTGCGAGCGGAGCTAAATCAGACGCTGAAGTTCTTGCAATCGCTATTAAGTCAGCCCTTGAGATCGGTATTACGGACCTTCAGGTTTCCATAGGCCAGGTCAAGTTCTTTAAGGGACTTATGAAGCAGCTCGGTATCGATGAGGAAGGCCAGGCAAAGATCAAGAATGCCATCGCCAACAGAGATACTGTCACATTGGAAAAGCTCGACATCAGCAAGGAAGACAAAGAAACTTTGCAGCTCCTTACAGAGTCAGGCGGAACATACGATACGATCGACATGATCCTGCCGAGGATTACCGATGAAGGCGCAAAGGAAGCTCTCGGAAATCTTAAAGAGATCTTAGACATCATGGAAAGATACGGATTTCTCAAGTATGTTTCTGTTGACCTGGGTCTTATCGAGAGCATCGACTATTACACGGGAATGGTATTTAAGGGCTACACATATGAGGTAGGATTCCCGATCCTTGCAGGCGGCAGATACGATGACGTTGCAAAATCTTTCGGCAAGGAGATCGAAGCTGTCGGATTCTCTATCTCACTTACGCTTTCCATCACTGCTCTTATGAGACAGGAAAAATACCAGCCTGCAAAGGGCGCAGCCGTTATCGTCGGAGGTGACTTCGAAGCAGCAACAATCACTGCTGAAGCTTTAAGAGCAGAAGGCACTCCCGCGATCATCGATACGACGGGTATGGATGAGGAAGCTTTGGAAAACTACGCGAAGGAAAAAGGAATAGAAACAGTTATGTATATGGATGGAGGTAATGCCTGA
- a CDS encoding 23S rRNA (pseudouridine1915-N3)-methyltransferase, whose protein sequence is MKIIVVCPGKLKDKWLKDGIDEYKKRLSRFATLDFIEVADCPDSVPTAEALKREGELILSHIKPGEVVWAMDLGGENVTSEKLSSYLTSDIEKGGGTLKIVIGGSNGISPEVRARADRRICFGNITLTHLMTRLILAEQLYRGFKIAKGEKYHK, encoded by the coding sequence ATGAAGATAATCGTGGTGTGCCCCGGAAAACTTAAGGATAAGTGGCTCAAAGACGGCATCGATGAGTATAAAAAGCGCCTGTCCAGATTTGCGACACTTGATTTTATTGAAGTCGCCGATTGTCCCGATTCCGTTCCGACCGCTGAAGCCTTAAAGCGCGAAGGCGAACTTATCTTATCCCATATCAAGCCCGGCGAAGTCGTATGGGCTATGGACCTGGGCGGTGAGAATGTCACTTCGGAAAAGCTCTCCTCTTATCTGACATCAGATATCGAAAAGGGCGGCGGCACATTGAAGATCGTAATTGGCGGCAGTAACGGCATTTCCCCTGAAGTACGCGCACGCGCAGACAGAAGGATCTGCTTTGGAAACATAACGCTCACCCATCTTATGACAAGGCTGATTCTTGCAGAACAGCTCTACCGCGGGTTCAAGATCGCCAAAGGCGAGAAATACCATAAGTAA
- a CDS encoding phosphoribosyl 1,2-cyclic phosphodiesterase, with protein MTGPDRIVPLYSSSSGNSTLIKSRGTYILVDCGMSCKMMTKALVESGVYPDDIGAIFLTHRHSDHIGGVAVFSRKYHTPIYGTIATLAVLDGLNSPVFEIGENDIVTLENGPEVRAFPTPHDVPGSVCYRVINPDSGTSFAVMTDLGRVNDGMKGFARASDVILLESNYDPYMLENGPYPWPLKKRISGGHGHISNPESAETAEYFINNGTKKFILGHLSPHNNTPALAKETFINSLSDRGFVEGIDYEVRIAKKDCPTEGYVL; from the coding sequence ATGACGGGACCAGACAGAATCGTCCCACTTTATTCTTCCAGCAGCGGCAACTCTACACTAATAAAATCCCGTGGAACTTATATTCTTGTAGACTGCGGAATGTCCTGCAAGATGATGACCAAAGCCCTCGTTGAGAGCGGTGTCTATCCTGATGACATCGGCGCGATCTTTTTGACCCACAGGCACTCGGACCACATTGGCGGAGTCGCTGTTTTTTCGAGAAAATATCACACTCCTATCTACGGCACCATAGCGACTCTGGCTGTTTTGGACGGCCTTAATTCCCCTGTTTTCGAGATCGGGGAAAACGATATCGTTACACTCGAAAACGGTCCTGAAGTAAGGGCTTTCCCGACACCTCACGATGTTCCCGGGTCAGTTTGCTACCGCGTGATCAACCCGGATTCCGGCACGTCTTTTGCGGTAATGACAGACCTGGGCAGAGTAAATGACGGCATGAAGGGATTTGCGAGAGCTTCGGACGTTATCCTGCTCGAATCAAATTACGATCCCTATATGCTCGAAAACGGTCCTTATCCCTGGCCTTTAAAGAAAAGGATATCAGGAGGCCATGGCCACATAAGCAATCCCGAATCTGCAGAAACTGCAGAATACTTTATAAATAACGGAACAAAGAAGTTCATCCTGGGACACTTATCGCCCCATAACAACACGCCTGCATTAGCCAAGGAGACATTCATTAATTCCTTAAGTGACAGAGGCTTTGTCGAAGGCATCGATTACGAAGTCAGGATCGCAAAAAAAGATTGTCCAACAGAAGGTTACGTCTTATGA